One Gossypium hirsutum isolate 1008001.06 chromosome A11, Gossypium_hirsutum_v2.1, whole genome shotgun sequence genomic window carries:
- the LOC107923681 gene encoding uncharacterized protein, translating to MKKLYNKDKVHPSPPSPTVRDHLSLLPATILSLVAALSFQDKEVLAYLISCCNTNSSSGFSAVTMVYDNKKEHDPRFECKCLRCYMCFWGRWDKSPNRELIHEVIEAYEEELLKKQAKKKKKKKKGRRKRVAVAEKGSAKVNKYVKKNCQIGDDEIIREVESEEGSIRKMARFIGDSIWGVLSL from the coding sequence ATGAAAAAGCTTTACAATAAAGACAAAGTGCACCCTTCTCCGCCATCACCAACCGTCCGCGACCACTTGTCTTTGCTCCCAGCCACGATTCTCAGCCTCGTCGCCGCCCTTTCTTTCCAAGACAAAGAAGTTCTAGCCTATCTCATCTCATGTTGCAACACCAACAGCAGCAGCGGCTTCTCCGCCGTAACCATGGTTTATGATAATAAGAAAGAGCATGATCCTAGGTTTGAGTGCAAATgtttgaggtgttacatgtgTTTCTGGGGACGTTGGGACAAATCTCCAAACCGTGAACTGATACATGAGGTTATCGAGGCGTACGAGGAAGAGTTGTTGAAGAAACAAgctaagaagaagaagaagaagaaaaaaggtaGGAGAAAGAGAGTTGCAGTAGCTGAGAAAGGATCGGCTAAGGTgaataaatatgtgaaaaagaATTGCCAAATTGGTGATGATGAAATAATTAGGGAAGTCGAATCCGAAGAGGGTTCCATTAGGAAGATGGCTCGCTTCATTGGAGACAGTATTTGGGGAGTTTTGAGTTTGTAG